TTGAATGAAACTTTTGCTGCCTTTGGGACTGTACTTTCTTGCAAGGTGGCCGTCGATAGCAATGGTCAGTCTAGAGGCTATGGGTTTGTACAGTTTGAAAATGAGGAATCAGCACAAAATGCAATTGCGCGATTGAATGGTATGCTGATAAATGATAAAAAGGTCTATGTTGGACTTTTTGTTCGACGTCAAGAAAGGAATCAACAAAATGGCTCACCAAAGTTTACTAATGTTTATGTGAAAAATTTGGCTGAAGCAACTACTGATGAGGACCTTAAGAAACTTTTTGGCACCTATGGTACAATCACAAGTGCAGTAGTTATGAGAGATGCAAATGGGAAGTCCAGatgttttggttttgtaaaCTTCCAGAGCCCAGATGAAGCTGCTGCTGCAGTTGAGAAGTTGAATGGGTCCTCTACCAGTGATGACAAGGTTTTATATGTGGGGAGGGCTCAAAGGAAAGCAGAAAGGGAGGCCGAGTTGAAGGCCAAATTTCAGCAGGAAAGAATTAGCAGATATGAAAAATTGCAAGGTGCTAATTTGTATCTAAAAAATCTTGATGACAACATTAATGATGATAAGCTGAAGGAGTTATTCTCTGAGTTTGGAACAATAACTTCAAGCAAGGTATATATTGTTCTTAAGTGAAGTGATTTTTTCCCTTCTCTCCTGAATCCCAATTGGTTCTTGGTCGTTTTATCTGTGAGTCaattataataattgttttCTAGTAGTAACTTTTTGTTTGGCacctttttattaaatataattaggTAATGCTTGATCCACAAGGTCACAGCAAGGGATCTGGTTTTGTGGCCTTTTCTACTCCAGAGGAAGCTACTAAAGCTGTAAGTTACTAATTCATTTTCTAGGACCACTTGACAGATGCTACTTTTGAACCATTGCTTTCCCTCATGAATGTAtgaattttctttcttatttctgCTCAGTTGAATGAGATGAGTGGAAAGATGATTGGACGGAAACCTCTTTTTGTTGCTGTGGCCCAGCGCAAAGAAGATAGGAAGGCTCAGCTTCAGGTGATTTTTCTTCATACATATTTGAATGGTTATTTAGGAAACATAGTTCACTTTGATGTGCAGTTGGGGCTTGCTTAATTTTGTGGACATTTGATACGGATGTTATAAGGGTGGTCTTAACTGATGTAATCCTAGTTATTAGTTAATAAAACAAGTGCCTACTTTTTGAATATGCAGTCAATGTCTTGTTgccttttattttcattatcacACAAATGCTGGACATACTGGAATATCTGAGCACTTGTGtggaattttgattttgaatctCTAGAGCATTTCCTtgtgaaaaagagaaagaaacaagaaaatgaaCAATGGCAAGACTGTAATTTAGATGGTCTTGTTATGTCCCAAATGTGTCTCTCTGTAACTGGAAAATGCCAAGCTGTTAGTGCAGGAGATATCTCAGAAGTGATCAAAttttgttgcatttttttttgtcaatgaCAGATACTTGTACTATTAAAGAATTTTATATTCAAATCAACGTTGTTTGTGGCGTTGCTGTCAAACTATCCAACTAGCCAATCTTTTCCATCCATTTGTACAGGTTTATACctgaatataaattttttcaccTTATGAATTTGTCTCTTGAGCTTCATGTTGAAAAGTGAATGGTACAAAATTGGTGATATTCTTTAAATCTTAAATTCGGCTAGGGATAGCACTTTATCGCCTCTTTCCCATTCTTAAGGGGTGGAGGGTGAGATCATGGGTTTAAAAGTTGATGGGTGCACCGTGCACgtgtaattaaaacaaaatgccTCTCAATTGTTTTTCATGATGGTTGGAAGTTGGTGTCATTACTTGTATTCTCTGATAAATGTATCAAACTTGATGGACAATTACCTAAACTTTCTTCCTTCTAGGCACGTTTTGCTCAAATGCGAACACCTGGCGGGATGGCACCATTGCCTTCGGGATATCATCCTGGGGCACCCAGATTTGCCTCACAACAGTTGTATTTTGGTCAAGGTACTCCTGGCCTGATGCCCCCTCAGCCTGCGGGTTACGGCTTCCAGCAGCAACTCTTGCCTGGCATGCGCCCAGGTGTTGCTCCAAACTATATCATGCCATACCATCTTCAGAGGCAAGGACAGTCAGGGCATCGAATGGGCGGGCGGCGAGGAGGAAACTTTCAACAGGTGCCACAGCAGCAGCAGGTGATGTAACCAAACCTTCTTTCTTCTCATTCTTCCCTCATTATCTGGGTTCATAACATTGGGCTTTAAGATTGCATGACTTCCTTAATGAGGCTGTATAATACTAGGAACCTGCTTAGTAGAATAAAATGTAACTAAATGATGAATCTTCATGCAACGGGGAACTCAATGATATCTCCATTTTTAATGTTTCCTCTCTACTTTATAGTCATGTGATGGACACCGACCAAAAACTTGATAGATTGAAGTCTCTTTTGAATGTTATTTTGCACCTCCTAATGTTTCCAATGGAGACATCCAAGATTCAAATCCCCCCACCACCCCATTGTAACTATCGAGTTATTTTAATTACTTACTGATTTATTCCGGAAGCTCATTTggcctttttttatttgttttctttttatatatttcattgccCAATTTTGCTGTTTcctattttttgaattatagttTTATAACTTGCTAATCATATCATGATGACTTTGTAGTCCAAgataatagaaattttgtttACCTCTAATATTGTTTTATCCACTCCTCAAATTTAGTTACTGCATCGTAACTCCAACCAAGGCTTTAGATATATGGGAAATTCTCGAAATGGCGTTGATGCATCTGGGGTTCCTCAAGGTGTAGTAGGTCCAGTGATGCCATTGCCTTTTGATGGTTCAGCGATGCCAGCAGCTCCTGTTGATACCCAGAGACCTGGGCCAGTACATATCTCAACACTTTCATCAGCTTTAGCTTCTGCTACCCCAGAGAATCAACGTGTGGTATGCTATTCTTcttatctttttatatattgattatgatatatgatttt
This genomic stretch from Castanea sativa cultivar Marrone di Chiusa Pesio chromosome 1, ASM4071231v1 harbors:
- the LOC142643660 gene encoding polyadenylate-binding protein 3-like yields the protein MAAAGAATGGGSGEALVGSGAQLSQNMIGNPSLYVGDLDATVDETQLYDLFSQVSQVVSIRVCRDQNRRSSLGYAYVNYANAQEAAHAMGLLNFTPINGKPIRIMYSHRDPSIRKSGYANVFIKNLDTSIDNKALNETFAAFGTVLSCKVAVDSNGQSRGYGFVQFENEESAQNAIARLNGMLINDKKVYVGLFVRRQERNQQNGSPKFTNVYVKNLAEATTDEDLKKLFGTYGTITSAVVMRDANGKSRCFGFVNFQSPDEAAAAVEKLNGSSTSDDKVLYVGRAQRKAEREAELKAKFQQERISRYEKLQGANLYLKNLDDNINDDKLKELFSEFGTITSSKVMLDPQGHSKGSGFVAFSTPEEATKALNEMSGKMIGRKPLFVAVAQRKEDRKAQLQARFAQMRTPGGMAPLPSGYHPGAPRFASQQLYFGQGTPGLMPPQPAGYGFQQQLLPGMRPGVAPNYIMPYHLQRQGQSGHRMGGRRGGNFQQVPQQQQLLHRNSNQGFRYMGNSRNGVDASGVPQGVVGPVMPLPFDGSAMPAAPVDTQRPGPVHISTLSSALASATPENQRVMLGEHLYPHVENLEPHNASKVTGMLLEMDQSEVIHLLESPDALKQKVGEAMEVLRKAAATESGVSDQLGSLALGTE